One genomic region from Gossypium hirsutum isolate 1008001.06 chromosome D13, Gossypium_hirsutum_v2.1, whole genome shotgun sequence encodes:
- the LOC107888341 gene encoding transcription factor bHLH149, protein MASFLPDLEPGPEMSPEFERKKRRKTEGNPSSFHPTQGNRRIKQWRTQREQRIYSSNLIESLRRSPTATGNYARDMAYRLLAVSAKGRTRWSRAILLGRLAAGAKMRKHKRAKVGANRKLRKPVSNRQKRKMPAVERKLMALGRLVPGCRKLPLANLLEETSDYIAALEMQVRAMTAISEFLASGGAQPPAGRLVNS, encoded by the coding sequence ATGGCTTCTTTCTTACCAGACCTCGAACCAGGCCCTGAGATGTCACCGGAGTTTGAACGGAAGAAACGGAGGAAAACCGAAGGAAACCCATCTTCTTTTCATCCTACGCAAGGCAACCGTAGAATCAAGCAATGGCGAACCCAACGAGAACAACGGATCTACTCCTCCAACCTCATCGAATCTCTTCGTCGTTCTCCAACGGCTACCGGAAACTATGCCCGTGACATGGCGTACAGACTTCTCGCTGTCTCGGCCAAGGGTAGAACGCGGTGGAGCAGAGCCATTCTCCTGGGCCGACTCGCTGCTGGTGCCAAGATGAGGAAACATAAGAGAGCCAAGGTTGGCGCCAATAGGAAGTTGAGGAAGCCGGTGAGTAACAGACAGAAGAGAAAAATGCCGGCCGTTGAGAGGAAGTTGATGGCTTTGGGACGTCTTGTCCCCGGTTGCCGGAAACTACCGTTGGCGAACCTTCTAGAAGAGACTAGCGATTACATAGCAGCTTTGGAGATGCAAGTTCGAGCCATGACAGCTATCAGCGAGTTTCTCGCCAGCGGGGGTGCACAGCCGCCGGCTGGTCGGCTTGTGAACTCGTAA
- the LOC107888342 gene encoding uncharacterized protein, whose product MSLVTEEIKASASEIYHGDEICQEKSKFLLEEVGMPRGLLPLRDIEECGYVKDTGFVWLKQKKSITHKFEKIGKLVSYATEVTAVVEKGKIKKLTGVKTKELLVWITLSDIQVDDPPTGKITFKTPSGLFRTFPVSAFEIEGEQVKGSKGKDEEKQVNGAVEVKEV is encoded by the coding sequence atgtcTCTTGTGACAGAAGAGATAAAAGCGAGTGCATCAGAGATTTACCATGGAGATGAGATATGCCAAGAGAAATCCAAGTTTTTGTTGGAGGAAGTAGGCATGCCAAGGGGGCTTTTGCCACTTAGAGACATCGAAGAATGTGGGTACGTGAAGGACACAGGTTTCGTGTGGCTCAAACAAAAGAAGAGCATCACCCACAAGTTCGAAAAGATAGGGAAGCTGGTTTCCTATGCAACTGAAGTCACGGCTGTCGTTGAGAAAGGCAAGATCAAGAAGCTGACTGGGGTGAAGACCAAAGAGCTTTTGGTTTGGATCACACTGAGTGATATCCAAGTGGATGATCCTCCCACTGGGAAGATCACTTTCAAGACCCCTTCAGGGCTGTTTAGGACTTTCCCTGTATCAGCTTTTGAGATTGAAGGTGAACAAGTTAAGGGTTCTAAGGGTAAGGATGAAGAGAAACAAGTGAATGGAGCTGTGGAAGTGAAGGAAGTCTAG
- the LOC107888343 gene encoding protein AGENET DOMAIN (AGD)-CONTAINING P1, whose product MTKRKPTTAPATNDPPHLQPGSQVEISSNDPGFRGSWYTGVIIKRPSSKKPNKFLVQYTHLFEDEAGTTPLKETIDAVDIRPLAPRESTRKFKFSEEVDAYYNDGWWEGVITKELENGNFHVYFKRSKEQLEFGEEQLRLHREWINGSWTPPLAGDEQVKESDRAVTEAKMKFNKVVTQEKLKRDNAASKKKSKSVLAGSGEKLGSGKITMDKIFCKGAPVEVTSDEDGFEGAWFAGTIVKVVGKGRYLVQYESLRTDDDTDFLKEEFDDLHIRPCPPEIVMADRFQKLDEVDAFYNDGWWVGVISKVLSDSKYEVYFKATKEEMKFEHSELRLHQDWINGKWVAAFQALKS is encoded by the exons ATGACAAAACGTAAGCCCACCACTGCCCCCGCCACCAACGACCCTCCTCACCTGCAACCTGGTTCCCAAGTGGAGATCAGTTCCAACGACCCTGGGTTCCGTGGTTCATGGTACACCGGCGTCATCATCAAGCGCCCTTCTTCTAAAAAGCCCAACAAATTCCTAGTCCAATACACCCACCTCTTCGAGGACGAGGCTGGTACTACACCCTTGAAGGAAACCATCGACGCTGTGGATATACGCCCTCTGGCCCCTCGAGAGTCGACCAGAAAGTTCAAGTTCAGTGAAGAGGTGGATGCTTATTACAATGACGGATGGTGGGAAGGGGTGATTACTAAGGAGTTGGAGAATGGTAATTTTCATGTTTACTTCAAGAGGTCCAAAGAGCAGTTGGAGTTTGGAGAGGAGCAGTTGAGGCTTCATAGAGAGTGGATTAATGGGTCTTGGACGCCACCATTGGCTGGAGATGAGCAAGTTAAGGAG TCTGACAGAGCAGTGACCGAAGCAAAGATGAAATTTAACAAAGTTGTCACCCAAGAGAAGTTGAAGCGTGATAATGCAGCAAGCAAAAAAAAGTCAAAGTCTGTTTTAGCTGGGAGCGGAGAGAAATTGGGGTCTGGCAAAATAACAATGGATAAAATTTTTTGTAAGGGAGCACCTGTTGAGGTAACCAGTGATGAAGATGGTTTTGAAGGTGCTTGGTTCGCCGGAACTATTGTTAAAGTAGTGGGGAAAGGCAGGTACCTAGTTCAGTATGAGAGCTTGAGAACTGACGATGACACTGATTTCTTAAAGGAGGAGTTTGATGACCTGCACATTAGACCTTGTCCACCAGAAATTGTTATGGCTGATCGGTTCCAAAAGCTTGATGAAGTTGACGCTTTCTACAATGATGGCTGGTGGGTGGGTGTGATTTCTAAGGTTCTTTCGGATTCAAAGTATGAAGTCTATTTTAAGGCTACCAAGGAGGAAATGAAGTTTGAGCACTCTGAGTTAAGGCTACATCAGGACTGGATTAATGGGAAATGGGTTGCAGCTTTCCAG GCATTGAAGTCATAA
- the LOC107888345 gene encoding alkaline/neutral invertase A, mitochondrial isoform X1 translates to MNAMNFIINSTMKLPSTLLNLRNALFLGSRHRFNLPCCEDKLFYKSKASLLNFSKNSQFHAYPSRFVGFQRVINNAQKFNCLPSSVFARPRAVPMPNGFSVQAVVASKVRDLSTSVETGINDKNFERIHVQNGINVKTLVERIDTDKNLVGGENPLTEDGNNVKNIGEGLGNGKNGVSIDSAIEKEAWDLLRDSVVSYCGFPVGTVAANDPGDKQPLNYDQVFIRDFVPSALAFLLKGEGEIVKNFLLHTLQLQSWEKTVDCYSPGQGLMPASFKVRTVPIDDNKFEEVLDPDFGESAIGRVAPVDSGLWWIILLRAYGKITGDYSLQERVDVQTGMKLILNLCLADGFDMFPSLLVTDGSCMIDRRMGIHGHPLEIQALFYAALRSSREILSVNEGSKNLVRTINNRLNALSFHIREYYWVDMKKINEIYRYKTEEYSMDATNKFNIYPEQIPSWLMDWVPEEGGYLIGNLQPAHMDFRFFTLGNLWSIVSSLGTPKQNEGILNLIESKWDDIVGHMPLKICYPAVENEEWRIITGSDPKNTPWSYHNGGSWPTLLWQFTLACVKMGRLELAQKAIALAEKRLSRDHWPEYYDTRSGKFIGKQSRLYQTWTIAGFLTSKMMVENPEMSSLLFWGEDYELLEICVCALSKSGRVKCSRGAAKSQILV, encoded by the exons ATGAACGCTATGAATTTCATCATCAATTCCACCATGAAGCTTCCTTCAACACTCCTAAACCTCAGAAACGCTTTGTTTTTGGGGTCCCGACATCGGTTTAATCTCCCTTGTTGTGAAGATAAGCTTTTCTACAAGAGCAAAGCTTCTCTATTGAATTTCAGTAAAAACTCTCAATTCCACGCCTACCCTTCTCGATTCGTAGGATTTCAACGTGTTATCAACAATGCCCAGAAGTTTAATTGTTTACCAAGTTCCGTTTTTGCCCGACCTAGGGCGGTTCCGATGCCTAACGGTTTCTCTGTTCAAGCCGTGGTAGCATCAAAGGTAAGAGACCTCTCAACATCTGTGGAAACAGGTATAAACGACAAGAATTTCGAAAGAATTCACGTGCAAAACGGAATTAATGTGAAGACGCTTGTTGAAAGAATTGACACTGATAAGAACCTTGTAGGAGGAGAAAATCCTCTAACTGAAGATGGAAACAACGTGAAGAACATTGGGGAGGGTTTGGGAAATGGAAAAAATGGAGTTTCAATTGATAGTGCCATTGAAAAGGAGGCATGGGATTTATTGAGAGATTCAGTTGTGTCGTATTGTGGGTTCCCTGTTGGTACAGTGGCTGCAAATGATCCAGGTGATAAGCAGCCTTTGAATTACGACCAGGTCTTCATTCGTGATTTTGTGCCTTCAGCTTTGGCTTTTTTGCTTAAAGGTGAAGGAGAGATTGTCAAGAATTTTCTCCTCCATACTTTGCAGTTGCAG AGTTGGGAGAAAACTGTGGACTGCTATAGTCCTGGACAGGGTTTGATGCCAGCCAGTTTTAAGGTTAGAACTGTACCAATTGATGACAATAAGTTTGAGGAAGTTCTAGATCCAGATTTTGGAGAATCAGCTATTGGTCGTGTTGCACCAGTGGACTCCG GATTATGGTGGATTATATTGTTGAGGGCATATGGGAAAATCACTGGTGATTATTCATTGCAAGAGAGAGTGGATGTTCAAACGGGAATGAAGCTGATCCTCAACTTGTGTTTAGCTGATGGATTTGATATGTTTCCTTCTCTGTTAGTCACTGATGGATCCTGCATGATAGATAGAAGGATGGGTATTCATGGTCATCCCCTTGAGATCCAA GCTTTGTTTTATGCTGCTCTACGTTCTTCTCGTGAGATTCTCTCAGTAAATGAGGGTTCCAAGAATTTGGTGAGGACTATAAACAATAGACTGAATGCACTATCATTCCACATCAGAGAATACTATTGGGTTGACATGAAAAAGATCAATGAGATATACCGTTATAAGACAGAAGAGTACTCCATGGATGCTACcaacaaattcaatatttatCCAGAGCAAATTCCTTCCTGGCTTATGGATTGGGTACCTGAAGAAGGTGGATATCTAATTGGCAATTTACAGCCAGCTCACATGGATTTTAGGTTCTTCACACTTGGGAACCTCTGGTCCATTGTTTCATCACTGGGCACTCCAAAACAGAATGAAGGTATTCTCAACTTAATTGAAAGCAAATGGGATGACATTGTGGGGCATATGCCTCTCAAGATATGCTATCCTGCAGTAGAGAATGAAGAGTGGCGCATAATTACGGGCAGTGACCCAAAGAATAC CCCTTGGTCATATCATAATGGTGGATCTTGGCCAACACTTCTCTGGCAG TTTACTTTGGCATGTGTCAAGATGGGCAGATTAGAACTAGCCCAAAAGGCCATAGCTTTGGCAGAGAAGAGGCTTTCAAGAGACCATTGGCCTGAATATTATGACACCCGAAGTGGGAAGTTTATCGGAAAGCAATCTCGACTTTACCAGACATGGACCATTGCTGGTTTCCTGACCTCTAAAATGATGGTGGAGAACCCAGAGATGTCTTCCTTGTTATTCTGGGGGGAGGACTACGAGCTTCTTGAGATCTGCGTTTGTGCACTTAGCAAAAGCGGCCGGGTAAAATGTTCTCGTGGTGCTGCTAAATCTCAGATACTCGTGTAA
- the LOC107888345 gene encoding alkaline/neutral invertase A, mitochondrial isoform X2: MYYSWEKTVDCYSPGQGLMPASFKVRTVPIDDNKFEEVLDPDFGESAIGRVAPVDSGLWWIILLRAYGKITGDYSLQERVDVQTGMKLILNLCLADGFDMFPSLLVTDGSCMIDRRMGIHGHPLEIQALFYAALRSSREILSVNEGSKNLVRTINNRLNALSFHIREYYWVDMKKINEIYRYKTEEYSMDATNKFNIYPEQIPSWLMDWVPEEGGYLIGNLQPAHMDFRFFTLGNLWSIVSSLGTPKQNEGILNLIESKWDDIVGHMPLKICYPAVENEEWRIITGSDPKNTPWSYHNGGSWPTLLWQFTLACVKMGRLELAQKAIALAEKRLSRDHWPEYYDTRSGKFIGKQSRLYQTWTIAGFLTSKMMVENPEMSSLLFWGEDYELLEICVCALSKSGRVKCSRGAAKSQILV; this comes from the exons ATGTACTAT AGTTGGGAGAAAACTGTGGACTGCTATAGTCCTGGACAGGGTTTGATGCCAGCCAGTTTTAAGGTTAGAACTGTACCAATTGATGACAATAAGTTTGAGGAAGTTCTAGATCCAGATTTTGGAGAATCAGCTATTGGTCGTGTTGCACCAGTGGACTCCG GATTATGGTGGATTATATTGTTGAGGGCATATGGGAAAATCACTGGTGATTATTCATTGCAAGAGAGAGTGGATGTTCAAACGGGAATGAAGCTGATCCTCAACTTGTGTTTAGCTGATGGATTTGATATGTTTCCTTCTCTGTTAGTCACTGATGGATCCTGCATGATAGATAGAAGGATGGGTATTCATGGTCATCCCCTTGAGATCCAA GCTTTGTTTTATGCTGCTCTACGTTCTTCTCGTGAGATTCTCTCAGTAAATGAGGGTTCCAAGAATTTGGTGAGGACTATAAACAATAGACTGAATGCACTATCATTCCACATCAGAGAATACTATTGGGTTGACATGAAAAAGATCAATGAGATATACCGTTATAAGACAGAAGAGTACTCCATGGATGCTACcaacaaattcaatatttatCCAGAGCAAATTCCTTCCTGGCTTATGGATTGGGTACCTGAAGAAGGTGGATATCTAATTGGCAATTTACAGCCAGCTCACATGGATTTTAGGTTCTTCACACTTGGGAACCTCTGGTCCATTGTTTCATCACTGGGCACTCCAAAACAGAATGAAGGTATTCTCAACTTAATTGAAAGCAAATGGGATGACATTGTGGGGCATATGCCTCTCAAGATATGCTATCCTGCAGTAGAGAATGAAGAGTGGCGCATAATTACGGGCAGTGACCCAAAGAATAC CCCTTGGTCATATCATAATGGTGGATCTTGGCCAACACTTCTCTGGCAG TTTACTTTGGCATGTGTCAAGATGGGCAGATTAGAACTAGCCCAAAAGGCCATAGCTTTGGCAGAGAAGAGGCTTTCAAGAGACCATTGGCCTGAATATTATGACACCCGAAGTGGGAAGTTTATCGGAAAGCAATCTCGACTTTACCAGACATGGACCATTGCTGGTTTCCTGACCTCTAAAATGATGGTGGAGAACCCAGAGATGTCTTCCTTGTTATTCTGGGGGGAGGACTACGAGCTTCTTGAGATCTGCGTTTGTGCACTTAGCAAAAGCGGCCGGGTAAAATGTTCTCGTGGTGCTGCTAAATCTCAGATACTCGTGTAA
- the LOC107888349 gene encoding LOW QUALITY PROTEIN: psbP domain-containing protein 1, chloroplastic (The sequence of the model RefSeq protein was modified relative to this genomic sequence to represent the inferred CDS: inserted 1 base in 1 codon) has product MAIILDSLLPLSRPTLPARLSTPFPPPSSRLCTRRNQSFQAFSIPRRNAMALILSTYIFSEVGLHDNIAFAEPSVGFREYIDTFDGYSLKYPQNWIQVRGAGADIFFRDPYVLDXNLSVELSSPSSSRYKTVEDLGPPEEAGKKVLKQYLTEFMSTRLGVRRESNILSTSSRVADDGKLYYQVEVNIKSYANTNELAVMPQDRVPRLEWNRRYLSVLGVENNRLYELRLQTPESVFVEEENDLRQVMDSFRVNKVAG; this is encoded by the exons ATGGCTATCATACTTGACTCGCTCCTGCCCCTGAGTCGACCCACCCTTCCAGCTCGCCTTTCCACGCCATTCCCTCCTCCTTCTTCTCGTCTTTGCACTCGCAGAAACCAATCG TTTCAAGCTTTTTCAATCCCAAGGAGGAATGCAATGGCCTTGATCTTATCAACATACATCTTCTCAGAAGTTGGATTACATGATAATATTGCATTTGCTGAACCATCTGTTGGGTTCAGAGAGTACATAGATACATTTGATGGGTATTCATTGAAGTACCCTCAGAACTGGATTCAAGTTCGAGGTGCTGGAGCTGATATATTCTTCAGGGACCCTTATGTTCTTG GAAATCTCTCAGTGGAGTTATCCTCTCCATCATCTTCCAGGTATAAGACTGTTGAAGATTTAGGTCCTCCAGAAGAAGCTGGGAAGAAAGTACTTAAGCAGTACCTGACAGAGTTCATGTCGACAAGGCTTGGTGTGAGACGTGAATCAAATATACTTTCAACATCCTCAAGAGTTGCAGATGATGGGAAGCTATATTATCAAGTTGAG GTGAATATAAAATCATATGCAAACACCAATGAACTTGCTGTGATGCCACAAGACAGAGTACCTAGATTGGAATGGAACCGGCGGTACCTTTCTGTTCTTGGTGTTGAAAACAACCGGTTATATGAGCTGAGATTACAAACACCCGAAAGTGTATTTGTAGAAGAAGAAAATGATCTGAGGCAAGTCATGGATTCTTTTAGAGTGAACAAGGTGGCTGGCTGA
- the LOC107888348 gene encoding AP-3 complex subunit mu, translated as MIDNGFPLTTEANILREMIAPPNIVSKVLSVVTGNSSNVSDTLPGATGSCIPWRAAEPKYANNEVYVDLVEEMDAVINRDGALVKCEVYGEVQVNSHLSGLPDLTLSFANPSILDDVRFHPCVRFRPWESHQVLSFVPPDGEFKLMSYRIKKLKSTPLYVKPQLTSDAGKCRVNVLVGIRNDPGKTIDSITLEFQLPPCILSADLNSNHGTVNILGNKICSWTIGRIPKDKTPSLSGTLLLETELERLHVFPTFRVGFRIMGVALSGLQIDKLDLKTAPSRLYKGFRALTRAGEFEVRS; from the exons ATGATAGACAATGGTTTCCCTCTCACAACAGAAGCAAACATTCTAAGAGAGATGATTGCTCCACCAAATATTGTCAGCAAAGTTCTGAGTGTGGTGACTGGTAATAGTTCCAATGTAAGTGATACCCTTCCTGGTGCTACAGGGTCTTGCATACCATGGAGAGCAGCAGAACCAAAATATGCAAACAATGAAGTTTATGTTGATCTTGTTGAAGAAATGGATGCAGTTATAAACAG GGATGGGGCGTTGGTCAAATGTGAAGTTTATGGTGAAGTTCAAGTAAATTCCCATCTTTCAGGTCTTCCAGATTTGACACTTTCTTTTGCGAACCCATCAATTCTAGATGATGTCAGATTCCATCCCTGCGTTCGCTTTCGTCCCTGGGAATCCCATCAAGTTTTGTCATTTGTACCTCCTGATGGAGAGTTTAAGCTTATGAGTTACAG AATTAAAAAGTTGAAGAGTACTCCCTTATATGTGAAGCCACAGCTAACTTCAGATGCTGGGAAATGCCGTGTTAATGTGTTGGTTGGTATAAGAAATGATCCTGGAAAAACAATTGACTCAATAACTTTGGAGTTTCAACTACCTCCTTGTATTTTATCAGCTGATTTGAATTCAAATCATGGAACTGTAAACATCCTCGGCAACAAG ATATGCTCTTGGACAATTGGTCGGATTCCTAAGGATAAAACCCCATCGTTGTCTGGCACATTGTTGCTTGAGACAGAGCTAGAGCGTCTTCATGTTTTTCCCACGTTTCGAGTGGGTTTTAGGATTATGGGTGTTGCACTCTCCGGCTTGCAAATAGATAAACTCGATCTAAAGACTGCACCGAGTCGTCTGTACAAAGGTTTTCGAGCTCTGACACGAGCAGGGGAATTTGAAGTGAGGTCATAA
- the LOC107888347 gene encoding galactinol synthase 2, which translates to MAPNITSNRAATVTSRVRALTKAPTPPERAYVTFLAGNGDYVKGVVGLAKGLRKVKSKYPLVVAVLLDVPEDHRKILVAQGCIVKEIEPVLPPENQTQFAMAYYVINYSKLRIWKFVEYSKMIYLDGDIQVFDNIDHLFDMEDGYFYAVMDCFCEKTWSHTLQYKIGYCQQCRNKVEWPAHLGPKPPLYFNAGMFVYEPNLSTYYQLLATLKVTPPTPFAEQDYLNKFFRDIYRPIPPIYNLVMAMLWRHPENVDAEKAKVVHYCAAGSKPWRFTGKEENMDREDIKKLVTKWWDIYNDASLDYNLGEAEEAEEDEQRGIEQFLAALSEAGVVHYISAPSAA; encoded by the exons ATGGCACCTAATATTACCAGCAACAGAGCTGCCACTGTCACCTCCAGGGTCCGGGCTCTGACCAAGGCTCCCACCCCTCCCGAAAGGGCTTACGTTACGTTCTTGGCAGGTAACGGTGACTACGTCAAGGGTGTAGTGGGGCTAGCCAAGGGTCTAAGGAAAGTCAAGAGCAAGTACCCACTCGTGGTGGCGGTCTTGCTGGACGTGCCAGAGGATCACAGAAAGATTCTGGTGGCTCAAGGGTGCATAGTCAAGGAGATCGAACCCGTCCTCCCACCTGAGAACCAGACCCAGTTTGCCATGGCCTACTACGTCATCAACTATTCCAAGCTACGTATATGGAAG TTTGTGGAGTATTCCAAGATGATATACTTGGATGGAGACATTCAAGTGTTTGACAACATAGATCACTTGTTTGACATGGAAGATGGTTACTTTTATGCTGTGATGGATTGTTTCTGTGAGAAAACATGGAGCCACACCCTACAGTACAAGATAGGTTACTGTCAGCAGTGTCGTAACAAGGTGGAGTGGCCTGCTCACTTGGGTCCTAAACCCCCTCTTTACTTCAACGCTGGAATGTTTGTATATGAACCCAACCTTTCTACTTATTATCAACTCTTGGCCACTCTCAAAGTTACCCCTCCTACACCTTTTGCTGAACAG GATTATCTGAACAAGTTCTTTAGGGACATATACAGGCCCATCCCACCAATTTACAACCTGGTGATGGCCATGCTATGGCGTCACCCGGAAAACGTTGATGCAGAAAAAGCCAAGGTGGTTCACTACTGTGCAGCTGGGTCCAAGCCATGGAGATTTACTGGGAAAGAAGAGAACATGGATAGGGAAGATATTAAGAAGCTGGTGACCAAATGGTGGGACATTTACAATGATGCGTCGCTCGACTACAATCTAGGTGAAGCAGAAGAAGCAGAGGAGGATGAACAAAGAGGGATTGAACAATTTTTGGCAGCACTGTCGGAAGCTGGCGTTGTTCACTATATCAGCGCCCCATCCGCTGCATGA